A stretch of DNA from Pseudomonas sp. HN11:
GAATGTTTCGTCGATGGCATTGAACAGATGCGCGACCTGTTCGGGGGCGGCACTGTCGGCGCATATAGCCAAGGCGCGTCGTCCCAGTGCTTGCACGTCAGCCACTACGCCGCGTGCGGCGGCCTCATTGTTGATATAGCTGATGGCGACGTCATAGCCTTGCGCCGCCGCGAGCCGCGCCGTTGCCGCGCCTACACCTCGGCTTCCGCCGGTGATCAGAATCAGGGGGGCTGAAGAGTCGGTAGCCATATCTTGAACCTTTTATGAGGGAGGTGAGTTTAGCCAATTAACATCGTGCCAGTGGCAATGACCGCGCACGCCAAGGCTTTGCGGACAGTCAGTGACTCGCCCAGGAAGAAATATCCGATCAAGGCCGCAAAGACCACACTGGTTTCGCGCAGGGCCGAAACCGCTCCCATGGGCGATTCAGACATCGCGTAGATGACGATGCCATAAGCCAGCAGGGAGACCAGCCCACCCATCAAGGCGGTGATGAGCCCTGGACGCGGGGCAAACAGGCTCCGTGCGCCGCGCAGGCCGATGTAGACCAATGGCATCAGTACACCCCACAGGGCGCACATCCAGGCGGTATAGGCCAGCGGTGCACCGGAGAGACGCGCGCCTATGCCGTCGGTCACGCTGTAGGCTGCGATGAAAAAACCCGTGCCCAAGGCGTAAGGCAAGCTGGGGACGGCGAGCCTGCGCTGCCTGAAGGCCAGTGAAATAATGCCGCCCGACACCAGCGCAATGCCGAACAGGGCGCTGGCGCCAAGGGTTTCGCCAGCAAATGCCAAGGCGAATAACGTGATCAGAACGGGCGAAGAGCCGCGGGCGATCGGGTAGGTTTGCCCGAGATCACCCACTTTGTAGCTGCGCACCAGAAACAGGTTGTAGCCGACGTGCAAGACGCCCGAGAGCACGGCGTAAGGCCAACTGGCCGCGGCAGGCGCGGGGAGATACAGCGCAAAGCCAATGCTGACGATGGCGACCGACAGGCACATGACGGTCATCGACCAAAGCCTGTCGCTGCCGACACGCAACAGCGCGTTCCAGCTGGCGTGCAAGAGGGCAGCGAAGAGGACGAGTAATACGATAGGAAAGGGCATGCCTCATGGTAAGCAAGCTGGCGGCCGGACAACAGCGAAGTTCCCTCATCCTGGCATGAGCCGTTACTCATACCATCAACGATAATGCTGTTGGGCCTGAGTCGACTCCGCCAGCAGCCAGTCACGAAAGCTGATGATGTGAGGCTGTGTTTCGATCCCTTTGGGGCAGACAAAGTAATAGGCAACCGGAGAGGCGAACGGAATATCGAACAACCTTATCAGGCTGCCGTCGTTGATTTGGGCCTCAACGTGGCCGCTACGGGCCAAGGCAATGCCCTGGCCCAGCAAGGCGGCTTCTATGGTCATGTTGGTGTCAGCGAACCTGACGCTTTCCTTGAGTGCCGAAATGCCCACGCCGACGTGCTCGAACCAGGCTTCCCACTTGGGCACCAGGTCTGCGCCGTCACGCGTCAGTAGCGGGTAACGCAACAATTCGGCGGGCTCGTTTGGAGTGCCAAAACGGTAAAGCAGATCAGGGCTGGCCACCGGGAAAATCTGCTCCCTGAGCAAAAACTCCGAATGCAAGGCGGGGTAATGACCGTTGCCCAGGCGAATCGCGACATCTGAATCCGTGCTGGAAAATTTGATCGCCTTATCACTGGTCTCCAGCGTGATCAGAATTTCCGGATGCTGCTGCGACAGGCTTGGCAACCTGGGCAGCAGCCATTTCAGTGCGAAAGAGTAGGTGGTGCTGACCTTGAGCCGGACCCTGCCTTTTTGCTCCCTGAGGTCCGTCAATGTGGCTTCCAGGTTCATGAAAAACTCGCGCACGATGGGCGCCAGTGCCGCGCCGGCCGGTGTCAACCGCAAAGACTTGCCGCGTTGGAAGAGTTGTAATCCCCACAGGTCTTCGAGGTGCTTGAGCTGGTGGCTGACGGCGCTCTGGGTCACATGCAACTCTTCTGAGGCAGAAGTGAATGTCCCATGGCGGGTCGCGACTTCGAATGCGCGAAGCGTGGCAGTGGGGGGAAGATCTCTCATTGGTGCGTCCCGGCGAACCTTCTTGTGATCAGTTTCCATGAGCGGAGGCTCATGCTAGTCGAAAGGTAT
This window harbors:
- a CDS encoding DMT family transporter, with the translated sequence MPFPIVLLVLFAALLHASWNALLRVGSDRLWSMTVMCLSVAIVSIGFALYLPAPAAASWPYAVLSGVLHVGYNLFLVRSYKVGDLGQTYPIARGSSPVLITLFALAFAGETLGASALFGIALVSGGIISLAFRQRRLAVPSLPYALGTGFFIAAYSVTDGIGARLSGAPLAYTAWMCALWGVLMPLVYIGLRGARSLFAPRPGLITALMGGLVSLLAYGIVIYAMSESPMGAVSALRETSVVFAALIGYFFLGESLTVRKALACAVIATGTMLIG
- the gcvA gene encoding transcriptional regulator GcvA, which gives rise to MRDLPPTATLRAFEVATRHGTFTSASEELHVTQSAVSHQLKHLEDLWGLQLFQRGKSLRLTPAGAALAPIVREFFMNLEATLTDLREQKGRVRLKVSTTYSFALKWLLPRLPSLSQQHPEILITLETSDKAIKFSSTDSDVAIRLGNGHYPALHSEFLLREQIFPVASPDLLYRFGTPNEPAELLRYPLLTRDGADLVPKWEAWFEHVGVGISALKESVRFADTNMTIEAALLGQGIALARSGHVEAQINDGSLIRLFDIPFASPVAYYFVCPKGIETQPHIISFRDWLLAESTQAQQHYR